A portion of the Acidobacteriota bacterium genome contains these proteins:
- a CDS encoding DUF2892 domain-containing protein has product MTRERIIRAFAGTMVLVSLALGYWYHPGFFLLTAFVGANLLQSAFTGFCPLEIGLEKAGIGSAAGGR; this is encoded by the coding sequence ATGACGCGCGAACGGATCATCCGGGCCTTCGCCGGCACGATGGTGCTGGTCAGCCTGGCTCTCGGGTACTGGTACCACCCCGGTTTCTTCCTGCTGACCGCCTTCGTGGGGGCGAATCTCCTGCAGAGCGCCTTCACCGGCTTCTGCCCGCTGGAGATCGGTCTCGAGAAGGCGGGGATCGGCTCCGCCGCCGGCGGCCGCTGA
- a CDS encoding voltage-dependent potassium channel subunit beta yields the protein MEYRHLGRSGLEISALSYGAWVTFGVQIDEDLAYECMTAAFDAGVNFFDNAEVYAEGRAETIMGRVLRRAGWNRSEYLVSTKIFWGGDKPNQRGLSRKHIMEGVDAALRRLGLDYVDLVFCHRADLHTPLEETVRAMSDVVTSGKALYWGTSEWPAARIAAAYEIAAREHLVPPTMEQPQYNMFHRERVEKEYVPLYERYGLGTTTWSPLASGILTGKYLDGIPAGSRMSLEGYEWLRARLESEEGRRNLEKVRRLKPIAEELGCSLAVLALAWCLVNRNVSTVIMGASRPDQLRENLQALEIAPRLTADVLARIDEILGNRPEPERDWRK from the coding sequence ATGGAATACAGACACCTGGGCCGTTCCGGTCTCGAAATCTCCGCTCTCTCGTACGGCGCCTGGGTCACGTTCGGTGTCCAGATCGACGAGGATCTCGCCTACGAGTGCATGACGGCCGCGTTCGACGCGGGGGTCAATTTCTTCGACAACGCGGAGGTCTACGCAGAGGGTCGTGCCGAGACGATCATGGGGCGCGTGCTGCGGCGCGCGGGATGGAACCGCTCCGAGTACCTCGTGTCGACGAAGATTTTCTGGGGCGGTGACAAACCCAACCAGCGGGGGTTGTCGCGCAAGCACATCATGGAAGGGGTCGATGCGGCGCTCCGCCGGCTCGGGCTCGACTACGTCGATCTCGTCTTCTGCCACCGAGCCGACCTTCACACGCCCCTGGAGGAGACGGTCCGCGCGATGAGCGACGTGGTGACCAGCGGGAAGGCGCTTTACTGGGGCACCAGCGAGTGGCCGGCCGCGCGGATCGCCGCCGCCTACGAAATCGCGGCGCGCGAGCACCTCGTCCCGCCGACGATGGAGCAGCCGCAATACAACATGTTCCACCGGGAGCGGGTGGAGAAGGAGTACGTGCCGCTGTACGAGCGCTACGGACTCGGGACCACCACCTGGTCCCCTCTGGCCAGCGGCATCCTCACCGGCAAGTACCTCGACGGGATCCCCGCGGGCAGCCGGATGTCGCTCGAGGGGTACGAGTGGCTGCGCGCGCGGCTGGAGAGCGAGGAGGGCCGGCGCAACCTCGAGAAAGTCCGGCGCCTGAAGCCGATCGCCGAGGAGCTGGGCTGCTCCCTCGCGGTGCTGGCGCTCGCCTGGTGCCTGGTCAATCGGAACGTCAGCACGGTGATCATGGGCGCGTCCCGGCCCGACCAGCTCCGCGAGAACCTGCAAGCGCTCGAGATCGCCCCCCGCCTCACCGCCGACGTGCTGGCCCGGATCGACGAGATCCTCGGCAACCGCCCCGAGCCGGAGCGCGACTGGCGCAAGTAG
- a CDS encoding diguanylate cyclase, giving the protein MAEPHARRVLVVDDDPGTRELVEALCRQAGVPCHGVGSGGEALRAAARIMPDLILLDMMLPDLDGIDVLQRLRADERLAGVPVVILSARRSEAVKVRAFEAGADDYVVKPFSPAEIDARIRANLRKRDLYLRLEEANRELMRANRRLEELATTDELTGLFNLRHLRERLDAEFRRAERYRTPLSLVMIDLDGFKALNDERGHAAGDALLAAVGRRLAAGARSTDVAARIGGDEFVVLLPQTDLDEARRFAERLRRELTEVPERGGVGVSFSCGVACYPATAGARSPARLLAAADEAMYRAKRSGEGVAVATATSASVTRHTRPCPRPSTPQGPGAR; this is encoded by the coding sequence ATGGCCGAGCCGCACGCCAGGCGCGTTCTCGTCGTCGACGACGATCCGGGTACGCGTGAGTTGGTGGAAGCTCTCTGCCGCCAGGCGGGCGTTCCGTGCCACGGCGTCGGGAGCGGCGGCGAGGCCCTGCGCGCGGCGGCGCGGATCATGCCGGACCTGATCCTCCTCGACATGATGCTGCCCGACCTGGACGGGATCGACGTGCTCCAGCGGCTGCGCGCCGACGAGCGGCTCGCCGGCGTTCCGGTGGTGATCCTGTCCGCGCGCCGATCGGAAGCGGTCAAGGTGCGGGCCTTCGAGGCGGGGGCCGACGACTACGTCGTCAAGCCCTTCTCCCCTGCCGAGATCGATGCCCGGATCCGCGCCAATCTGCGGAAGCGGGACCTGTACCTCCGCCTCGAGGAGGCGAACCGGGAACTCATGCGGGCGAACCGCCGGCTGGAGGAGCTGGCGACGACCGACGAGCTGACCGGGCTGTTCAACCTCCGCCACCTGCGCGAGCGCCTGGACGCCGAGTTCAGGCGGGCCGAGCGCTATCGGACGCCGCTGTCGCTGGTGATGATCGATCTCGACGGGTTCAAGGCGCTCAACGACGAGCGCGGCCACGCCGCCGGCGACGCCCTCCTGGCCGCCGTGGGGCGCCGCCTCGCCGCCGGCGCCCGATCGACCGACGTCGCGGCGCGGATCGGCGGCGACGAGTTCGTGGTCCTGCTGCCGCAGACCGACCTCGACGAGGCGCGGCGCTTCGCCGAGCGGCTGCGGCGCGAGCTGACGGAGGTGCCGGAGCGCGGCGGTGTCGGGGTGTCGTTCTCCTGCGGTGTCGCCTGTTACCCGGCCACGGCGGGAGCGCGCTCCCCGGCGCGCCTCCTCGCGGCCGCGGACGAGGCCATGTATCGCGCCAAGCGGTCGGGCGAGGGCGTCGCCGTCGCCACCGCCACCAGCGCGTCGGTCACCCGGCACACGAGGCCATGCCCCCGCCCTTCCACCCCACAGGGGCCGGGGGCTCGATGA
- the ftsZ gene encoding cell division protein FtsZ, with protein sequence MDDIEETPAVRPARERARKSGLGIARALAEAAAEQRKGQRSVPREEAPPGAVLKVVGVGGGGGNAINRMIAAGVAGVEFIAVNTDAQALRVNRAEKKIQIGAKLTRGLGAGARPEIGREAALEDTERLIEAMQGADMVFVTTGLGGGTGTGAAPVIASLAADLGALVVAVVTKPFSFEGRRRRMQAEEGLVELKKAVDTVITIPNDKLLHTVDKNTSMPQAFMMADDVLRQAVQGISDLILETGDINRDFADVRTVMEGMGMALMGAGIAEGENRAVAAAQQAISSPLLEDASIEGARGVIFNVTGGDDLALHEVNDAATIIHDVCDPDATILFGYVTKPEMTGKIKVTVIATGFDRDRPKTAARERAEAPGPAPRPADPDPEPPVVVQPKLQRTLDELEIGMDGLLPHIDEAERDDYDVPAFLRRMQD encoded by the coding sequence ATGGACGACATCGAGGAGACGCCCGCGGTGCGGCCGGCCCGCGAGCGGGCGAGAAAGTCCGGGCTCGGCATCGCCAGAGCGCTGGCCGAGGCGGCCGCCGAACAGCGGAAAGGGCAACGGTCGGTGCCCCGCGAGGAGGCGCCGCCGGGGGCCGTCCTCAAGGTGGTGGGTGTCGGAGGCGGGGGCGGCAACGCCATCAACCGGATGATCGCCGCCGGCGTCGCCGGGGTGGAGTTCATCGCGGTGAACACCGACGCCCAGGCCCTCCGCGTCAACCGCGCCGAGAAGAAGATCCAGATCGGGGCCAAGCTGACCCGGGGTCTCGGCGCCGGCGCGCGGCCGGAGATCGGCCGCGAAGCGGCTCTCGAGGACACCGAACGGCTGATCGAGGCGATGCAGGGAGCCGACATGGTGTTCGTGACCACCGGCCTCGGGGGCGGGACGGGGACCGGCGCCGCCCCGGTGATCGCGAGCCTGGCCGCCGACCTCGGCGCACTCGTGGTCGCCGTCGTGACCAAGCCCTTCTCCTTCGAGGGACGCCGCCGGCGCATGCAGGCGGAGGAAGGGCTGGTGGAGCTGAAGAAGGCCGTCGACACCGTGATCACCATCCCCAACGACAAGCTGCTCCACACGGTGGACAAGAACACCTCCATGCCGCAGGCCTTCATGATGGCCGACGACGTGCTGCGCCAGGCGGTCCAGGGGATCTCCGATCTCATCCTGGAGACCGGCGACATCAACCGTGACTTCGCCGATGTCCGGACCGTGATGGAAGGCATGGGGATGGCGCTGATGGGCGCGGGCATCGCGGAAGGAGAGAACCGCGCGGTCGCTGCGGCCCAGCAGGCCATCAGCTCCCCCCTGCTCGAGGACGCGTCCATCGAAGGCGCCCGCGGCGTGATCTTCAACGTCACCGGCGGCGACGATCTCGCGCTACACGAGGTGAACGACGCGGCGACGATCATCCACGACGTGTGCGATCCGGATGCCACGATCCTCTTCGGCTACGTCACCAAGCCGGAGATGACCGGAAAGATCAAGGTCACGGTGATCGCGACCGGGTTCGACCGCGACCGGCCCAAGACCGCGGCGCGCGAGCGGGCGGAGGCCCCGGGCCCGGCGCCGCGGCCGGCCGATCCGGATCCCGAGCCGCCCGTGGTGGTCCAGCCCAAGCTGCAGCGGACGCTGGACGAGCTGGAGATCGGCATGGACGGGCTGCTGCCGCACATCGACGAAGCCGAGCGCGACGACTACGACGTCCCCGCCTTCCTGCGGCGGATGCAGGACTGA
- the ftsA gene encoding cell division protein FtsA: protein MRMSRNSDTIAAIDLGTHRCCCVVAEIVGPDRLDVIGIGTSHTDGIRKGVIVNLEALVGSIRRAVEQAEAMASRRIEAAVATVPALRLRSFTSRGVVTISGHDRIVSPKDLRRVLDTVRAVQIPAGQEILHVLPQEYTLDDQEGIQDPIGMTGSRLEASAQVVTIPTQVAQHAVSALNRARIEAISLVAPQLAAAEAALTREEREQGVFLVDCGGGTTDIALYERGALWFTGSVPVAGELITNDISIGLRTPVPEAEQLKRSHASTIPADDDVPIEVPAVGGAPPRVIAASLLSQIVTPRVEEIFELSRSLIDRFGLGHRARAGAVLVGGTANLDGALETAEGKLGMPVRLGVPMGLGGLTEDIKAPSFATPVGACLWELREGRKQRAWEMGASAPLKVMGGLWRGLSRATSWFGQMF from the coding sequence ATGAGGATGTCCAGGAACAGCGACACGATCGCCGCCATCGACCTCGGCACCCACCGCTGCTGCTGCGTCGTCGCCGAAATCGTCGGCCCGGACCGGCTCGACGTGATCGGAATCGGGACCTCGCACACGGACGGCATTCGCAAGGGCGTGATCGTCAACCTCGAGGCGCTGGTCGGTTCCATCCGGCGCGCGGTGGAGCAGGCGGAGGCGATGGCGAGCCGCCGGATCGAGGCCGCGGTGGCCACCGTGCCGGCGCTCCGGCTGCGCTCGTTCACCTCGCGCGGCGTCGTCACCATCTCGGGGCACGACCGCATCGTCTCTCCCAAGGACCTGCGAAGGGTGCTCGACACCGTGCGGGCGGTCCAGATCCCGGCCGGGCAGGAGATCCTCCACGTTCTGCCCCAGGAGTACACGCTCGACGACCAGGAGGGGATCCAGGATCCGATCGGGATGACGGGGTCCCGCCTCGAGGCGAGCGCCCAGGTGGTCACGATCCCCACCCAGGTGGCGCAGCACGCCGTCAGCGCGCTCAACCGCGCTCGCATCGAGGCGATCTCGCTCGTCGCCCCCCAGCTCGCCGCCGCCGAGGCCGCGCTCACCCGGGAGGAGCGCGAACAAGGCGTGTTCCTCGTCGACTGCGGCGGCGGGACGACCGACATCGCCCTGTACGAGCGCGGGGCGCTCTGGTTCACCGGATCGGTGCCGGTGGCGGGAGAGCTGATCACCAACGACATCTCGATCGGACTGCGAACGCCCGTGCCCGAGGCGGAGCAGCTCAAGCGCTCCCACGCCAGCACCATCCCGGCCGACGACGACGTGCCGATCGAGGTGCCTGCCGTGGGCGGCGCTCCCCCGCGCGTCATCGCCGCCTCTCTCCTCAGCCAGATCGTCACCCCGCGCGTCGAGGAGATCTTCGAGCTGTCGCGATCGCTGATCGACCGGTTCGGGCTGGGGCATCGGGCGCGCGCGGGTGCGGTCCTGGTCGGCGGCACCGCGAACCTCGACGGTGCGCTCGAGACCGCCGAAGGAAAGCTCGGCATGCCGGTCCGCCTCGGCGTCCCCATGGGGTTGGGCGGCCTCACCGAGGACATCAAGGCGCCGAGCTTCGCCACCCCGGTCGGCGCCTGTCTGTGGGAACTGCGCGAGGGGCGGAAGCAGCGCGCGTGGGAGATGGGGGCGAGCGCGCCCCTCAAGGTGATGGGAGGACTGTGGCGCGGCCTGTCCCGTGCCACGTCCTGGTTCGGGCAGATGTTCTGA
- a CDS encoding FtsQ-type POTRA domain-containing protein, with the protein MTRNRGGGRSRRRGPRRSRSPVWRPAVAVAGAVAAAVAFGWAARALVLSPALRVARTAIVGNERVPKGAVQAAVADALGRPILLLSLPRLRAAVEAIPGVEHALIARRLPDLLEVRVRERRAVARAEIGGHEWLVDTAGFLFPPGPGLPGDADLPLLRGLATAEGSRTLAAADRAGLAAIAALASVTGRPAPPGTVVDLTTPDKIVLHPGPKAPALWLDRAEPERNLEQLFAWQDKVAALAPGRPVDLRFPGRLTIVPAAGLRRK; encoded by the coding sequence ATGACACGCAACCGCGGTGGGGGCCGTTCCCGGCGGCGCGGACCGCGGCGGTCACGGTCGCCCGTGTGGCGGCCCGCCGTCGCCGTCGCCGGCGCCGTCGCGGCGGCCGTCGCCTTCGGCTGGGCCGCGCGGGCTCTGGTCCTTTCGCCTGCACTGCGCGTGGCCCGGACCGCGATCGTCGGCAACGAAAGGGTGCCGAAGGGGGCGGTGCAGGCGGCGGTGGCCGACGCGTTGGGCCGCCCGATCCTTCTCCTCTCCCTGCCGCGGCTGCGCGCCGCGGTGGAGGCGATTCCCGGCGTCGAGCACGCCCTGATCGCACGGCGCCTGCCCGACCTTCTCGAGGTCCGGGTGCGGGAGCGCCGGGCGGTGGCGCGGGCGGAGATCGGCGGGCACGAGTGGCTCGTCGACACCGCCGGCTTTCTCTTCCCCCCGGGTCCGGGGCTCCCGGGCGACGCCGATCTCCCGCTTCTCCGCGGACTCGCCACCGCCGAGGGCTCGCGCACCTTGGCCGCGGCGGACCGCGCCGGGCTGGCCGCGATCGCCGCCCTCGCGTCGGTGACCGGCCGGCCCGCACCTCCCGGCACGGTCGTCGATCTCACCACGCCGGACAAGATCGTGCTGCATCCCGGCCCGAAGGCGCCGGCGCTCTGGCTCGACCGCGCCGAGCCGGAAAGGAACCTCGAGCAGCTCTTCGCCTGGCAGGACAAAGTGGCGGCGCTCGCCCCCGGCCGCCCGGTCGATCTCCGCTTCCCCGGCCGGCTGACGATCGTCCCGGCCGCCGGCCTGAGGAGGAAATGA
- the murB gene encoding UDP-N-acetylmuramate dehydrogenase, with the protein MSAPARSRRIPDPYLAIARELGVVALPEEPLARYTTMRVGGPAAVLFLPRTIDQAARLHAAIAGGPLPVRFLGGGSNVIVADEGIRAAVIATHGIDGEPEREGDDRIFVPAGRPVPGLVRWAAREGLAGLEFAEGIPARVGGAIRMNAGAHGRCFADAVAEVLVAGRDGRPERRRPGSGDFGYRDSFVAREGLLVLGAVFRLTPEDPERIQERVRAFRERRRATQPLWERSAGCVFANWPGRPAGALIERLGLKGTAVGGAEVSPVHGNFIVNRGNATARDVLALIELVRERLAAATGLEPRLEVEIWRDEA; encoded by the coding sequence GTGAGCGCCCCCGCCCGCAGCCGCCGGATTCCCGACCCGTACCTCGCGATCGCCCGGGAGCTGGGAGTCGTCGCGCTTCCCGAAGAGCCGCTGGCCCGCTACACCACCATGCGGGTCGGGGGTCCCGCGGCCGTGCTCTTCCTGCCCCGCACGATCGACCAGGCGGCGCGCCTGCACGCCGCGATCGCCGGCGGCCCGCTTCCGGTGCGGTTCCTCGGCGGGGGGAGCAACGTGATCGTGGCCGACGAGGGGATTCGCGCCGCGGTCATCGCCACTCACGGCATCGACGGCGAGCCGGAACGCGAGGGAGACGACCGCATCTTCGTCCCGGCCGGCCGGCCGGTCCCCGGCCTGGTCCGCTGGGCCGCACGGGAGGGGCTCGCCGGGCTCGAGTTCGCCGAGGGGATCCCCGCCCGCGTCGGCGGTGCGATCCGCATGAACGCCGGAGCCCACGGCCGCTGCTTCGCCGATGCGGTGGCGGAGGTCCTCGTCGCCGGCCGGGACGGCCGTCCGGAGCGGCGGCGGCCCGGCTCCGGTGACTTCGGCTACCGGGACAGCTTCGTGGCCCGGGAAGGCCTGTTGGTGCTCGGCGCCGTGTTCCGGCTCACACCGGAAGATCCGGAGCGGATCCAGGAACGCGTGCGCGCCTTCCGCGAGCGGCGCCGCGCCACGCAGCCGCTCTGGGAGCGCTCCGCGGGATGCGTCTTCGCCAACTGGCCCGGCCGGCCGGCCGGCGCGCTGATCGAGCGCCTCGGCCTGAAGGGGACGGCTGTCGGGGGAGCCGAGGTTTCTCCCGTGCACGGGAACTTCATCGTCAATCGCGGCAACGCGACCGCGCGGGACGTGCTCGCGCTCATCGAACTCGTTCGCGAGCGTCTCGCCGCCGCGACCGGCCTCGAGCCGAGGCTCGAGGTGGAGATCTGGAGGGACGAGGCATGA
- a CDS encoding UDP-N-acetylmuramate--L-alanine ligase, with protein MRLGRVRHVHFVGIGGSGMSGIAEVLLNLGYRVSGSDARPNEATERLARLGARVHIGHAESQVEGADVVVVSSAIRPGNPEVVAAQRARIPVIPRAEMLGELMRMKYAVAVSGSHGKTSVTAMLAQVLSRCGLDPTVVIGGRFGVLGSNAKLGRGELMVAEADESDGSFLRLFPTWAVVTCIDREHMDHYRDLSDLHDAFVQFLGRIPFYGAAVACLDDEGVQAILPRLDRRVVTYGLNPHADFRAGAIEVEGFRTRFTVQRGEEPPLPVVLQTPGRHQVRNALAALAVADELGLSLRVAAAALEDFPGADRRMQRLGERGGVLVVDDYGHHPREIVATLRALREAVGSRRLVVLFQPHRYTRTADLFDLFTRSFHEADVLVLTDIYPAGEPPIPGVDAQRLAEAIAERGHRDVSWAGDLERGVARVLECLRPGDVVLTLGAGTVGGAGRAILDALPSGKEVRP; from the coding sequence ATGAGGCTCGGGCGCGTCCGGCACGTCCATTTCGTCGGGATCGGCGGCTCGGGCATGAGCGGCATCGCCGAGGTCCTGCTCAACCTGGGCTATCGCGTGTCCGGCTCGGACGCCCGGCCGAACGAAGCGACCGAGCGGCTGGCGCGGCTCGGCGCGCGGGTCCACATCGGCCACGCGGAGAGCCAGGTCGAGGGAGCCGACGTGGTCGTCGTCAGCTCCGCCATCCGGCCCGGGAACCCGGAGGTCGTCGCCGCGCAGCGGGCGCGCATCCCCGTCATCCCGCGCGCGGAGATGCTCGGGGAACTGATGAGGATGAAGTACGCGGTGGCGGTCTCCGGTTCGCACGGCAAGACCTCCGTCACCGCGATGCTGGCGCAGGTCCTTTCGCGCTGCGGTCTCGATCCCACGGTGGTCATCGGCGGCCGGTTCGGCGTGCTCGGCAGCAACGCGAAGCTCGGCCGCGGCGAACTCATGGTCGCCGAAGCCGACGAAAGCGACGGCTCCTTCCTCCGCCTGTTCCCCACCTGGGCCGTCGTGACGTGCATCGATCGCGAGCACATGGACCACTACCGCGACCTGTCCGACCTGCACGACGCCTTCGTCCAGTTCCTCGGGCGGATCCCGTTCTACGGGGCCGCCGTCGCCTGCCTGGACGACGAGGGGGTTCAGGCGATCCTGCCGCGTCTCGACCGGCGCGTCGTCACCTACGGACTGAACCCGCACGCCGACTTCCGCGCGGGCGCGATCGAAGTGGAGGGCTTCCGCACCCGGTTCACGGTGCAGCGCGGCGAGGAACCGCCGCTGCCGGTGGTTCTGCAGACGCCGGGTCGCCACCAGGTGCGCAACGCGCTCGCCGCCCTGGCGGTCGCCGACGAGCTGGGCCTGTCGCTGCGGGTCGCCGCGGCGGCCCTGGAGGATTTCCCCGGCGCCGACCGCCGCATGCAGCGCCTGGGCGAGCGCGGCGGCGTCCTGGTCGTCGACGATTACGGGCATCACCCGCGGGAAATCGTCGCCACCCTGCGGGCGCTCCGGGAAGCGGTGGGTAGCCGCCGGCTGGTCGTCCTGTTCCAGCCGCACCGGTACACGCGGACCGCCGACCTTTTCGACCTGTTCACGCGGAGTTTCCACGAAGCCGACGTCCTGGTGCTGACCGACATCTACCCTGCCGGCGAACCGCCGATCCCCGGCGTCGACGCCCAGCGGCTCGCCGAGGCGATCGCGGAGCGCGGGCACCGCGACGTCTCCTGGGCCGGCGATCTCGAGCGCGGGGTGGCGCGCGTGCTCGAGTGCCTGCGCCCCGGGGACGTGGTGCTGACTCTCGGTGCCGGCACGGTCGGCGGCGCCGGCCGCGCGATCCTCGACGCGCTCCCGAGCGGAAAGGAGGTGCGGCCGTGA
- the murG gene encoding undecaprenyldiphospho-muramoylpentapeptide beta-N-acetylglucosaminyltransferase, with the protein MPAERPIVIAGGGTGGHVFPGLAVAEELRRRRPSGRLLWIGARGGLEERLVPRHAIPLTLLPLAGAAHLGLRRGLRAAWLAGWATARLWLRFLRERPALLIGVGGFASGPALLAGALLGVPTLILEQNAVPGRTNRLLSTVAAAAAVSFPSSARQLRCPCVATGNPVRREIAAAPPRAAGPLRRLLAAGGSRGARALNEAWERALPRLARLPLSVELQTGPDDAERLRRAAREAEAAPGARLEVEVAEFFDDIPRRLASADLFVGRAGATTVAELTAAGRASLLVPYPHAADDHQRANARALAAAGAALVIDPDELTPERLAAAIEALAADPARLQRMSDAARRLGRRDAAARVADLAEKLALRPAREAA; encoded by the coding sequence ATGCCGGCTGAACGGCCCATCGTGATCGCCGGTGGCGGCACCGGGGGCCACGTCTTCCCCGGCCTCGCCGTCGCCGAAGAGCTCCGGCGGCGGCGCCCGTCGGGGAGGCTCCTGTGGATCGGCGCGCGGGGCGGCCTGGAGGAGCGCCTGGTTCCGAGGCACGCGATACCGCTGACGCTGCTCCCCCTCGCCGGCGCCGCCCACCTCGGCTTGCGGCGCGGCCTCAGGGCCGCCTGGCTCGCCGGGTGGGCCACCGCGCGCCTGTGGCTCAGGTTCCTGCGGGAGCGCCCCGCCCTCCTGATCGGCGTCGGCGGGTTCGCCTCCGGACCGGCCCTGCTCGCGGGGGCGCTGCTCGGGGTGCCGACCCTCATCCTCGAGCAGAACGCGGTGCCCGGGAGAACCAACCGCCTGCTCTCCACCGTGGCGGCCGCGGCGGCGGTCAGCTTCCCCTCCAGCGCGCGGCAGTTGCGATGCCCGTGCGTGGCGACCGGGAACCCGGTGCGGCGCGAGATCGCCGCCGCGCCTCCGCGCGCCGCGGGCCCGCTCCGCCGCCTTCTCGCCGCCGGAGGCAGCCGCGGCGCGCGTGCCCTCAACGAGGCGTGGGAGCGGGCGCTCCCGCGGCTGGCCCGGCTTCCCCTGTCGGTGGAGCTCCAGACCGGCCCCGACGACGCCGAGCGGCTTCGCCGGGCGGCCCGGGAAGCCGAGGCCGCGCCGGGTGCACGGCTCGAGGTGGAGGTGGCCGAGTTCTTCGACGACATCCCGCGCCGGCTCGCTTCGGCCGACCTCTTCGTGGGACGAGCCGGGGCGACGACCGTGGCCGAGCTGACCGCCGCGGGGCGGGCTTCGCTGCTCGTCCCCTACCCCCACGCGGCCGACGACCACCAGCGCGCCAACGCGCGGGCGCTCGCGGCCGCCGGTGCGGCGCTCGTGATCGACCCCGACGAGCTGACGCCGGAACGGCTGGCCGCCGCGATCGAGGCCCTCGCGGCGGACCCGGCGCGGCTCCAGCGCATGAGCGACGCCGCCCGCCGCCTCGGCCGGCGCGACGCGGCGGCGCGGGTCGCCGACCTGGCCGAGAAGCTCGCTCTCCGGCCGGCACGGGAGGCGGCATGA
- the murD gene encoding UDP-N-acetylmuramoyl-L-alanine--D-glutamate ligase, with protein sequence MSVAVRVRESAIDRSRRRWSGRSVLVVGLGRSGCAAARHLLAAGARVTAVDLRPLEELGPEPAALRAAGVAVRCGPHDVSDFLAAEAIVLSPGVPADRPEVRLARERGAPVLTEIDLVAPAVSSRTVAITGSNGKSTVTALVAAMLGEAGYDAVPCGNFGLPLADAVQGDHPGRRYSLELSSFQLETTSELRAAAAVLLNVQPDHIDRHGTFEAYLAAKARIAKLRSPGAPLIVVRDDPGAAAVASNAEEPVLEVSAGGPVGRGGGVEGGRLVLRLGAAPVPVARADALPLPGRHNLANALAAACAAATLGAPPEAIRRALETAAPLPHRLEPCGTVDGVRYVDDSKATNVAAAVAAVDALAGEAGTLFVLLGGRDKEGDFSPLAERLAACRAVPIVFGEAGEKIAAVLEARGLAPRRARTLEEAARAARAEARAGDVVLLAPACASFDAFPGFAARGDAFAKLVRRFAGEEP encoded by the coding sequence ATGAGCGTGGCCGTGCGGGTGCGAGAGAGCGCGATCGACCGGTCGAGGCGGCGGTGGTCGGGCCGCTCGGTCCTCGTCGTCGGGCTCGGCCGATCGGGCTGCGCCGCGGCGCGCCATCTCCTGGCCGCCGGCGCGAGGGTGACCGCCGTGGACCTCAGGCCGCTCGAGGAGCTCGGCCCCGAGCCGGCGGCTCTGCGCGCGGCGGGGGTGGCCGTCCGGTGCGGCCCGCACGACGTGTCCGACTTCCTCGCCGCCGAGGCGATCGTCCTCTCCCCCGGCGTTCCGGCCGACCGCCCGGAGGTCCGGCTCGCGCGCGAGCGGGGCGCGCCGGTCCTCACCGAGATCGACCTGGTGGCTCCGGCGGTGTCGAGCCGCACCGTTGCGATCACGGGGAGCAACGGAAAGAGCACCGTCACCGCGCTCGTCGCGGCGATGCTGGGCGAGGCGGGATACGACGCGGTTCCCTGCGGCAACTTCGGACTGCCGCTGGCCGACGCGGTGCAGGGCGACCACCCCGGCCGGCGCTACTCGCTCGAGCTCTCCAGCTTCCAGCTCGAGACGACGAGCGAACTGCGTGCCGCCGCCGCCGTGCTGCTCAACGTCCAGCCCGACCACATCGATCGGCACGGGACGTTCGAGGCGTACCTGGCGGCGAAGGCGAGGATCGCAAAGCTGCGCTCCCCCGGTGCCCCGTTGATCGTCGTCCGCGACGATCCCGGCGCGGCCGCCGTCGCCTCGAACGCCGAGGAGCCGGTCCTGGAGGTGTCCGCCGGCGGGCCGGTCGGCCGCGGGGGCGGCGTCGAGGGCGGCCGGCTGGTGCTCCGGCTCGGCGCGGCGCCGGTGCCGGTGGCCCGAGCGGACGCCCTCCCGCTCCCGGGCCGCCACAACCTCGCCAACGCCCTCGCCGCCGCCTGCGCCGCCGCGACGCTCGGTGCGCCCCCCGAAGCGATCCGCCGGGCCCTCGAGACCGCCGCGCCGCTGCCGCACCGGCTGGAGCCGTGCGGCACCGTGGACGGCGTGCGCTACGTGGACGACTCGAAGGCGACCAACGTCGCGGCAGCCGTCGCCGCCGTCGACGCACTCGCCGGCGAGGCCGGAACCCTCTTCGTCCTGCTCGGCGGCCGCGACAAGGAGGGCGACTTCTCTCCGCTCGCCGAGCGCCTCGCCGCCTGCCGCGCGGTCCCGATCGTCTTCGGCGAAGCGGGAGAGAAGATCGCCGCGGTCCTGGAGGCGAGGGGGCTCGCCCCGCGCCGCGCCCGCACGCTCGAAGAGGCGGCGCGAGCGGCACGCGCCGAGGCGCGAGCGGGCGACGTCGTGCTGCTCGCCCCCGCGTGCGCCTCGTTCGACGCCTTTCCCGGGTTCGCCGCCCGCGGCGACGCATTCGCGAAGCTCGTGCGCCGCTTCGCCGGAGAGGAGCCGTGA